Proteins from one Streptosporangium becharense genomic window:
- a CDS encoding glucose-6-phosphate dehydrogenase assembly protein OpcA has product MTSFMLSGTTASKISSQLTQLRHQMGTPAVGMVLTLVVICNESNQYDAVRAATEAAREHPSRILVVIARDPAEPNRLDAEMRLGESTPGEVILLRLYGELTRHADSVVSPLLLTDTPVVVWWPGECPEVPAKDPIGVLAQRRIVDARAETDSVTAIVGRAGGYVPGDTDLAWTRLTTWRSLLAAAFDQPVGRVESGTVEAAPGHASAMLLAAWLGERLGAPTKVTESAGPGLTAVRLTTDRGDITITRGDGRLATLSRPGQPDRHVALVRRPTSELLAEELRRLDPDETYESAIRRLARTQGS; this is encoded by the coding sequence ATGACGAGCTTCATGCTCAGCGGCACGACCGCCTCGAAGATCTCTTCCCAGCTCACCCAGCTGCGGCACCAGATGGGCACCCCGGCGGTCGGCATGGTGCTGACCCTCGTGGTGATCTGCAACGAGAGCAACCAGTACGACGCGGTGCGGGCCGCCACCGAGGCGGCCCGGGAGCACCCCTCCCGGATCCTGGTGGTCATCGCCCGCGACCCGGCGGAGCCCAACCGGCTCGACGCCGAGATGCGGCTCGGCGAGTCCACCCCGGGCGAGGTGATACTGCTGCGCCTGTACGGGGAGCTGACCAGGCACGCCGACTCGGTGGTCAGCCCGCTGCTGCTCACCGACACCCCGGTGGTGGTCTGGTGGCCGGGCGAGTGCCCGGAGGTCCCGGCGAAGGACCCGATCGGCGTGCTCGCCCAGCGGCGCATCGTCGACGCGCGCGCCGAGACCGACTCGGTCACCGCGATCGTGGGCCGGGCCGGTGGTTACGTGCCCGGTGACACCGATCTGGCCTGGACCCGGCTGACGACGTGGCGGAGCCTGCTGGCCGCTGCGTTCGACCAGCCGGTGGGCAGGGTCGAGAGCGGCACGGTCGAGGCCGCTCCCGGCCACGCCAGCGCCATGCTGCTGGCGGCCTGGCTGGGTGAGCGCCTGGGCGCCCCGACGAAGGTGACCGAGTCCGCCGGGCCGGGCCTGACCGCGGTCAGGCTGACGACGGACAGGGGCGACATCACCATCACCCGGGGTGACGGCCGCCTGGCGACGCTGTCGCGTCCCGGCCAGCCGGACCGCCACGTCGCACTGGTCCGGCGCCCGACCTCGGAGCTGCTCGCCGAGGAGCTGCGGCGGCTGGATCCGGACGAGACCTATGAGTCCGCGATCCGGCGGCTCGCCCGGACCCAAGGGTCGTGA
- a CDS encoding GNAT family N-acetyltransferase encodes MGFLRIRTTVDERPGRLASLAAALAAKGGNILGLSVQTDADGTVDEFVADIPAGADAVREALEEAGGRRVQVVTATAHELTDEPTRVLLLASRLRTAPWRLPELLAELLRADDARWVYGSEMSDLPDPTLLTVPVAPRRSIRLRRAELPFTLTEAARAAAFVRLAQPPADQPGTDRDVTLADGAEVQIRPLTPLYREAVRDLHDRCSPEARRFRYFTSMPVLPPKVFDRLCDRARGHSVVAGHDGQVVALANLMFTPDPGIAEIAFLVEDRWQGRGLGTALARLLVHEARDLGFAEVRATLLSDNVRMRRLLVSLGATLSYTEDPGVVEARLAVGVMATASPS; translated from the coding sequence ATGGGGTTTCTGAGGATCCGCACGACCGTCGACGAACGACCGGGGCGTCTGGCCTCGCTGGCCGCCGCTCTCGCGGCCAAGGGCGGCAATATCCTGGGGCTGAGCGTGCAGACCGACGCCGACGGCACCGTGGACGAGTTCGTCGCCGACATCCCCGCGGGGGCGGACGCGGTGCGCGAGGCGCTGGAGGAGGCGGGCGGCCGGCGGGTCCAGGTGGTCACCGCCACCGCCCACGAGCTCACCGACGAGCCCACCCGGGTGCTCCTGCTGGCCTCGCGGCTGCGGACGGCACCCTGGCGCCTGCCCGAGCTCCTGGCGGAGCTGTTGCGCGCAGACGACGCCCGCTGGGTCTACGGTTCCGAGATGAGCGACCTGCCAGACCCGACGCTGCTGACCGTGCCCGTGGCCCCGCGCCGCTCGATCAGGCTCCGCCGCGCCGAACTCCCCTTCACCCTGACCGAGGCCGCCCGCGCCGCCGCCTTCGTCCGGCTGGCGCAGCCGCCCGCCGACCAGCCCGGCACCGACCGCGACGTCACGCTCGCCGACGGCGCCGAGGTCCAGATCCGGCCGCTCACCCCGCTCTACCGCGAGGCCGTCCGCGACCTGCACGACCGCTGCTCGCCCGAGGCCCGCAGGTTCCGCTACTTCACCTCGATGCCGGTGCTCCCGCCCAAGGTCTTCGACCGGCTCTGCGACCGAGCCCGCGGCCACTCCGTCGTCGCCGGGCACGACGGCCAGGTGGTGGCCCTGGCCAACCTGATGTTCACCCCGGACCCCGGCATCGCCGAGATCGCCTTCCTGGTCGAAGACCGCTGGCAGGGCAGGGGACTGGGGACCGCGCTGGCCCGCCTCCTCGTGCACGAGGCCCGCGACCTGGGATTCGCCGAGGTCAGAGCCACCCTGCTCTCCGACAACGTGCGTATGCGCAGGCTCCTGGTGTCGCTCGGCGCGACCCTGAGCTACACCGAGGACCCCGGCGTGGTGGAAGCCAGGCTGGCCGTGGGCGTGATGGCGACGGCATCCCCGAGCTGA
- the zwf gene encoding glucose-6-phosphate dehydrogenase: MSKQRSKARAEETTAAVTEAERAADAAVEETTAAVTEHEEATGSAGAAAEETPSTATTATSAAIAGITDEVVAANPLRDPRDKRLPRVAGPCVLVLFGVTGDLARKKLLPAIYDLANRGLLPPGFSLVGFARRDWQDQDFAQLTHDAVKEHARTPFREEVWKQLSEGIFFCPGEFTDDGAFDALAMMLKEIDETRGTGGNYGFYLSVPPKFFPVVVEQLKRTDLAHGPAGSWRRVVIEKPFGHDLQSARELNAITSAVFPESSVFRIDHYLGKETVQNILALRFANNLFEPIWNRGYVDHVQITMAEDIGIGGRAGYYDGIGAARDVIQNHLLQLLALVGMEDPTSFEADSLRREKEKVLKAVRLPSDLSLITARGRYGPGWQGGVPVVGYTDEEGIPPDSITETYAAIKLEIANRRWAGVPFYLRTGKRLGRRVTEVAVMFQRAPHLPFSKDDTEILGQNALVIRVQPDEGITVRFGSKVPGTAMEVRDVSMDFAYGESFMESSPEAYERLLLDVLIGDPPLFPHQREVELSWKILDPIEEFWASQGPPEEYPAGTWGPRSADELMARDGRAWRRL; this comes from the coding sequence ATGAGCAAGCAGCGCTCCAAGGCGCGGGCCGAGGAGACGACGGCCGCGGTGACCGAGGCCGAGCGGGCCGCGGACGCCGCGGTCGAGGAGACGACGGCCGCGGTGACCGAGCACGAGGAGGCCACGGGTTCCGCGGGTGCCGCGGCGGAGGAGACCCCGAGCACGGCCACCACCGCCACCTCGGCCGCGATCGCCGGCATCACCGACGAGGTGGTGGCGGCCAACCCGCTGCGCGACCCGCGCGACAAGCGCCTGCCGCGTGTGGCGGGGCCGTGCGTGCTGGTGCTGTTCGGCGTGACCGGTGACCTGGCGCGCAAGAAACTGCTGCCGGCGATCTACGACCTGGCGAACCGGGGGCTGCTGCCCCCGGGTTTCTCCCTGGTCGGCTTCGCCCGCCGCGACTGGCAGGACCAGGACTTCGCGCAGCTCACCCATGACGCCGTCAAGGAGCACGCGCGGACGCCGTTCCGCGAGGAGGTCTGGAAGCAGCTGTCGGAGGGCATCTTCTTCTGCCCGGGTGAGTTCACCGACGACGGCGCGTTCGACGCGCTGGCCATGATGCTCAAGGAGATCGACGAGACCCGGGGCACCGGCGGCAACTACGGGTTCTACCTGTCGGTGCCGCCGAAGTTCTTCCCGGTCGTGGTGGAGCAGCTGAAGCGGACCGACCTGGCGCACGGTCCGGCCGGCTCGTGGCGCCGGGTGGTGATCGAGAAGCCGTTCGGGCACGACCTGCAGAGCGCCCGCGAGCTGAACGCGATCACCAGCGCGGTCTTCCCGGAGAGCTCGGTGTTCCGCATCGACCACTACCTGGGCAAGGAGACCGTCCAGAACATCCTGGCGCTGCGGTTCGCCAACAACCTGTTCGAGCCGATCTGGAACCGGGGTTACGTCGACCACGTCCAGATCACCATGGCCGAGGACATCGGCATCGGCGGCCGGGCGGGTTACTACGACGGCATCGGCGCGGCCCGCGACGTGATCCAGAACCACCTGCTGCAGCTGCTCGCGCTGGTCGGCATGGAGGACCCGACGTCCTTCGAGGCCGACTCGCTGCGCAGGGAGAAGGAGAAGGTCCTCAAGGCGGTCCGGCTGCCGTCCGACCTGTCGCTGATCACCGCCCGCGGGCGGTACGGGCCGGGCTGGCAGGGCGGCGTTCCGGTGGTGGGCTACACCGACGAGGAGGGCATCCCGCCCGACTCCATCACCGAGACGTACGCGGCCATCAAGCTGGAGATCGCCAACCGCCGCTGGGCGGGGGTGCCGTTCTACCTGCGCACCGGCAAGCGGCTCGGCCGCCGGGTGACCGAGGTCGCGGTGATGTTCCAGCGGGCGCCGCACCTGCCGTTCAGCAAGGACGACACCGAGATCCTGGGGCAGAACGCCCTGGTCATCCGGGTTCAGCCGGATGAGGGCATCACGGTGCGGTTCGGTTCCAAGGTGCCCGGTACCGCCATGGAGGTCCGGGACGTCTCGATGGACTTCGCCTACGGCGAGTCGTTCATGGAGTCCTCCCCCGAGGCCTACGAGCGGCTGCTGCTGGACGTGCTGATCGGCGACCCGCCGCTCTTCCCGCACCAGCGGGAGGTCGAGCTGTCCTGGAAGATCCTCGACCCGATCGAGGAGTTCTGGGCCTCCCAGGGTCCGCCGGAGGAGTATCCGGCGGGCACGTGGGGTCCCAGGTCCGCCGACGAGCTGATGGCCCGCGACGGGCGCGCGTGGAGGAGGTTGTAG
- the pgl gene encoding 6-phosphogluconolactonase, translating into MSVPTVIIHRDADMLAKAVAARVIVRIVDAQSAKGSAHLVLTGGSVGIATLAEIAASPARDAIDWRNLDIWWGDERFLPAGDSERNETGARKALLDHVDVDPARVHVMRGPDSGMTAEESAEAYAEELRRAARPEDHGPAPAFDLLMLGMGPDGHVASLFPEHPALYDTRPAMAVHGSPKPPPTRISLSFPVIQGANEVWVVAAGEEKAGAVRLALSDSGPMQVPAAGARGRRRTFFLLDRAAASKIPSSLGRISSP; encoded by the coding sequence GTGAGCGTTCCCACTGTGATCATTCATCGCGACGCCGACATGCTCGCCAAGGCCGTCGCCGCGCGGGTGATCGTCCGCATCGTCGACGCCCAGTCCGCCAAGGGCTCGGCCCATCTGGTGCTGACCGGCGGCAGCGTCGGCATCGCCACCCTGGCGGAGATCGCCGCGTCCCCGGCGCGGGACGCCATCGACTGGCGCAACCTGGACATCTGGTGGGGCGATGAGCGTTTCCTGCCGGCCGGCGACTCCGAGCGCAACGAGACCGGGGCCCGCAAGGCGCTGCTGGACCACGTCGACGTCGACCCCGCGCGGGTCCACGTGATGCGCGGCCCCGACTCGGGCATGACCGCCGAGGAGTCGGCGGAGGCGTACGCCGAGGAGCTGCGCCGCGCCGCCCGCCCGGAGGACCACGGGCCCGCCCCCGCGTTCGACCTGCTGATGCTCGGCATGGGCCCGGACGGGCACGTCGCCTCGCTCTTCCCCGAGCACCCGGCCCTGTACGACACCCGCCCGGCGATGGCGGTGCACGGCTCTCCCAAGCCCCCGCCCACCCGGATCTCGCTGTCGTTCCCGGTCATCCAGGGTGCCAACGAGGTGTGGGTGGTCGCCGCCGGGGAGGAGAAGGCCGGCGCGGTCCGCCTGGCCCTGTCCGACTCCGGGCCCATGCAGGTTCCCGCCGCCGGGGCCCGGGGCCGCCGGCGGACGTTCTTCCTCCTCGACCGGGCCGCCGCCTCGAAGATCCCTTCCTCGCTGGGGCGGATCTCCTCCCCCTGA